From Staphylococcus delphini, one genomic window encodes:
- a CDS encoding (deoxy)nucleoside triphosphate pyrophosphohydrolase, whose protein sequence is MKKTIHVVGAVIFDQHKVLCAQRSESMSLPLLWEFPGGKIEQGETDVEALKREIREEMKCDLEVGDKVTTTEYEYDFATIVLTTYRCTLKETLPTLTEHRAIEWLDSKDLNQLEWAPADVPAVDIIVNEA, encoded by the coding sequence ATGAAGAAAACGATTCATGTCGTAGGTGCGGTTATCTTTGATCAACATAAAGTGCTATGCGCGCAAAGAAGTGAAAGTATGAGTTTACCTTTATTATGGGAATTTCCAGGCGGTAAAATTGAGCAAGGAGAAACGGACGTTGAAGCTTTAAAGAGAGAAATTCGTGAAGAAATGAAGTGTGATTTAGAAGTGGGCGACAAAGTCACAACGACTGAATACGAATATGATTTTGCTACCATCGTGTTAACGACATATCGTTGTACATTGAAAGAGACTTTGCCGACACTTACTGAACACCGAGCGATTGAATGGTTAGATAGCAAAGATTTGAATCAATTGGAATGGGCGCCAGCTGATGTTCCAGCAGTAGATATCATAGTAAACGAGGCGTAA